The Mucilaginibacter rubeus genomic interval GTGGTGCCGCTTATACCGAAAACAAAAAGAAAACTCCGGCTGCAAAACCGGCTGATAAAAAAGCATAAACATTAAGCTTAGAAAGAAAAAAGCGATGGGCAATGCTCATCGCTTTTTTTGTGGGATTTACTCAATCAACTCTTTTACTGGCGCAAGTATGAAGGGATGGGAATTGCGTAAAGGCTACTTGTGCCATCGTCGACAAGTAGCGATTGCCCACAAACGGCCCTACATACTTGCGCCAGATCTTAAATTGTTATATTCGGTTAATCATTCGTCCTCCTGTTCTTCAACCAGTACCAGGCTAAATTAAAGGCAATAACAACATGGTTAAAAACAGTGGGGATTAAGCCATAATTCCTTTTCATGATGTCAAAGCGCTCCATCAGGCTTTGGCGATGCTTTTTCTTCGACATGCCCCCTACCAGGTATTTAGCTACGTAACGGTTAACGTTGACAATATTTTTGGCCTTTTTTGCCGCACGGATTATCCAGTCGATATCCGAACTTAATTGATAGCGGCGGTCGTAAGGTTCGGCCAGCGAACGCCTGATATAAATAGCCTGGTGACTAATGCTCATGCCATATTTAAAACCGCGCCAGGTAAACTTAGCGGGGGCTTTATGCCGACGCTGGCCTAAACTATGGCCATCATCGTCAATCATTTCGGTTTCGCCATAGTAAATATCGGCATCATCTGCCGAAGCAAAAACCGCGGCTACAGTTTCACGATCATAAAACTCATCGCCCGAGTTCATGAAGATCACGTAATCGCCGGTAGCCAAAGCAAGGCCTTTGTTCATGGCATCATAAATACCTTCGTCTTTTTCGCTGATGAATTTTGTTATTTGGCTTTTGTACCGATCAATTACCTGTAAAGTGCCATCGTTGGATAAACCATCAACAATAACATACTCAATATTGGGGTAAGTTTGATTAACCACCGACCGGATAGTACGCTCAATATCCCTTACATTATTATAAACAATGGTGATAACGCTTAACCGGGGATTAGACATTATTACCTCCATTATTCAGTAATTGTTGATAAACTTCGACGTGCTTTTTTGCGATCACATCTTCCGAAAAGTTATCCATAATGGCTTGCCGGGCCTGCTGGTTCAACTTGTCCTTTTCAGGATGTTTAATGATCCACTCCATCCCATCTGTAAAACTTTCGGACGAGCGATAGGTAGCTAAGTAGCCGCTATATTGATGCTGCACCATGTCGGGGATCCCGCCGGTAGTAAAGGCAATTACCGGAGTACCACAACTCAGGCTTTCCATCACGGTGTAAGGCAAATTATCCTCAAGCGAAGGAATCAAAAAGGCATCGGCCGCGGCATAGTGCAGGGCCAGTTTTTCATCGTTATTGATGGTTCCTAAAAAACTGGTTTTAAAAGGAAAATCGGGCAGGTTTTCTGTACCCCGGTTTCCAAACACCACCAATTCTATCTGATCTGTATCTGCACCTAAACGTTGCCTAAGCAACTCCATACTTTCCAGCAGATATTGTGTACCCTTATGCAGATCCTTGCGCGATGGCATAAATCCGCTTAAAAAAATGAATTTATCAGTCGGTAACCCGGCTTGTTGTTTTGCCAGCTTTTTATCAATAGGCTTAAAAATATCGGTCTCCAGCGTGTTGGGGATATTACTGACAGCCCTCCCCTGCATCAGACTACTTTTGTTTACAGAAGCTTGCATCCATAAACTTGGTGCTATGATGTTAAAGCCGAGTTGCTGGTAGGCCTTATTTTTTTGCTGCCAGATGCGGTGCGAAATATCATTATCTCCGGCATTGATCAACAGCGGGCAATTACCGCATTGCTGCTGATAATGATCGCAAGTGTAGCGCACATGGCATCCGCCGGTAAAGGCGTTGCTATCATGAAAAGTCCACACCACGGGCTTGCCCAGCTTTTTGATTTCGGCTAAATGTTTAGGATCTAAAAATCCATGGTTGATCCAGTGCAGATGAATAACATCAGCATTTTTAAGATCGGGATGTTTAATTACCGAACGGCCAAACCAGGTGAAGGAAAACGGTGTACGGCTATCGGGTTTTAAAAACCGTTTAGCCAAAATCCGTTCAAGAATAATAGTAGCGGCGGCATATGATTTCTGGATAATACTACGGTTAAAAGTCTTGATATCAGGATTATTTCCAAATTTATAATGTACTATAATTTTAGAATTGATATTTTGGCTTAGTAATGCCCGGTTAAGGCGCATGCAGGCCCTGCCCGCGCCGCCATTGCCGTCATACGTATTGAGGTGCACCACTTTTAACATGGCTCAAAAATACATTTATTCATAACACTTAAACCATATGAAGAAACTATACATCGTATTGTTCTCGGCAGTATTGTGTCAAACAAATCTTAAAGCACAAACCGCTGGAAACTATTTCACATCCAACCCAACCCTTACACCCGATGGCAAAACCGTAATTTTCACTTACGAGGGCGACCTGTGGAAAGCCGATATCAATAGTCCCGCCGCCACACGATTAACCGCCATGCAAGGCGATGAAAGCAATCCGCGAGTATCTCCGGATGGGCAGTGGCTGGCCTTTTCGTCAAACCAGTTTGGCAACAATGATGTATACGTAATGCCTCTTGCCGGTGGCGATATCAAACAGATCACCTTTAATGATGGGGCCGACAATGTGGACTCGTGGACCTGGGATTCTAAATCTATCTACTTTAACTCCACCCGTTATAACGGCTTTAGCGAGTATAAGGTAGCCGCTACAGGCGGCACACCGGTGCGCTTGTTTGGCCATTACTTCAATACTATACATGGGGTAGTTGAGCACCCGCAAACCGGCGAACTGTTTTTCAGCAATACCTGGGAAAGTATCTATTTCCCAACCCGCAAACATTATAAAGGAGCTTATAACCCCGATATTCAATCATACAATCCTAAAACTAAAGCATATAAAAAATATACCGACTGGCAGGGTAAGGATTTCTGGACTACTATTGATCAAAAAGGCAACATCTATTTTGTATCCGACGAGGGTAACGAGGAATATAACCTGTACACATTTATCGATGGTAAAAAAACTCCTTTAACCCAGTTCCCAACATCTATTAAACGCCCGCAGGTAAGTGCCGACGGCAGCAAGGTGGTGTTTGAAAAAGATTACCAGATTTTTGTTTACGATGTCGCGTCCAAACAAACGCAGAAGTTAAGCTTAAACCTGTTCCGTAACAATGTATTACCTAAAGACCAATCGTTTGAAACAGGCGGCAAAATTGGAGCGGCGGATTTATCGCCGGACGGTAAAAAACTGGCTTTTGTATCACGCGGCGAATTATTTGTAAGCGACGCTGAAGGCAAATTCATAAAAAAACTGGAGCGTAATACCAGCGAACGTGTTACCGAAGTTGAGTGGCTAAACGACAATAAAACCTTAATTTTTGGTCAAACGCTGGGTGGCTTTCCAAACTGGTACACCATAGCTGCCGACGGTACGGGCGAAGAAAAACAGCTTACTACCGATAAAGGCAGCAACCGTATGCTAAGCATGAATAAAGACAGATCAAAAGCTATTTATTTGAGCGGCCGAAACGAGTTGAAGCTTTTAGACAGCAAAACGCTTACATCAAAAACTATTGTTACCGATGAGTTTTGGGGTTTTGAAAATCTCGCGCCGAGGTTTTCGCCGAATGGAGAGTATGTGGTTTATAACGCATACCGCAATTTTGAAATGGATGTTTTTGTTTACGAGATAAAAACCGGGAAGATCATTAACCTTACCAACAGCGGTGTTACTGAGGCGGCACCGTTTTGGTCGCCAGATGGTAAGTATATTTATTTTACTTCATCGCGTACTCAACCGGAATACCCTTACGGCTCAAAAGATTCTCACATCTACCGGATGCCTTTGCAAAAGTATGACGATCCGTTTAAGATGGATAAGTTCACTGCTTTATTTAAGGAAGAGAAAAAAGACGACGATAAAGACAAAAAGGATAAAGACAAAAAAGCATCTAACAAAAAGAAACCTTTATCTGAGCAGCCTACTCCTAAAGCACCAGACGATATCACCATAGATACCGAAGAGCCGATGAAACGCCTGGAGCGTATCAGCCCGGAATTTGGACAGGCACAAGGTTCATATGTAATTCAAAAAGGCGATAAAACGCTGGTATACTACGCATCCAACCACAGCGAGGGCAAAGCAGCACTTTATCGCACAACCCTCGAAAACTTTGAGCAGCCTAAAACCGAAAAAGTTGGCAGTGGCGACTTTGGCAGTTTTGACATTTTTGGCAACAGCGATAAATACTTTTTACTGGCAGGCGGTAATATTTACACCCTAAATATTGATGCCAATAAAGTTGATAAAGTAGAAATCAACTACAGCTTCACCCGCAACATGGCCGGCGAATTTGCGCAGATGTTTGATGAAACCTGGGCAGGCTTGGATGAAAACTATTATGACGGCAATTTTCATGGAGCCGACTGGAAAAAGGTACATGACACCTATAAAGCTTTTGTGCCTTACATCAATAACCGCTCGGATCTGCGCCTGTTATTGAATGATATGCTTGGTGAGCTCAACTCATCGCACCAGGGCTTCTATTCCAATGGCAGTGAGGAAAAGAAAACACTCTCCTACCGCACCATGGAAACGGGGATCATTTTTGATAACGATTCGCCATACAAAGTTAGCGGCATAGCCACCCGCAGTAATGCCGATAAAGCAGGTGTTGACGTAAAATCAGGCGATATATTAAAAGCAGTTAATGGTGTTACCGTTGATGAAAAACAAGACCGCAACTATTACTTCAGCAAACCATCACTTGATAAAGAAATTGAACTAACCTTTAACCGGGGTGGTAAAGAAATTAAGGTAAAGCTACACCCCGAATCAACCGGTGACCTGTCAGGTAACCTCTACGACGACTGGATCAAGACCAACGCCAAAACTGTTGCCGAAAAAAGCAAAAACCGCATAGCTTACTCCTACATGAAAAACATGGGTGATGGCGCATTGGAAGATTTCCTGGAGGATATGGTTGATGATGCTTATAACAAGGATGCCCTCATCCTTGACCTGAGGTATAATACCGGCGGAAATGTGCATGATAATGTTTTGAAATTTCTGTCGCAAAAACCTTATTTGCAATGGGCTTATCGTGATGGCAAAAAAGCACAGCAATCAAACTTTGCTCCGGCAGCAAAACCAATTATCCTGCTCATGAATGAGCAAACCCTGAGCGACGGCGAAATGACATCGCAGGGCTTTAAACAATTGGGCTTGGGAAGGATCATAGGTACCGAAACCTACCGATGGATCATTTTCACCAGCGGCAAAGGCTTGGTTGATGGCTCGTTCTACCGTATCCCGGCCTGGGGATGCTATACACTTGATGGTAAAGACATTGAAAAAACCGGTGTAACACCCGACATTTATGTAAAAACAGATTTCGCCGACAGGCTTGAAAATAAAGATCCGCAATTGGACAGAGCTATTGAGGAGATTCTGAAACAGTTGAAATAATTAGAGGCAGGTTTTAGTGGCAGTTGCAGTTCGCAGTAGCAGTGATTTAGCCTCCGCACAGGCAGTGGCAGGTTTTAGTGGCAGTTGCAGTTCAAAGTAGCAGCAATTCAAGCTCCGCTACTAAAACTGCAACTAACTAATTCTTACTGTCACTGCCACTAAAACCTGCAACTAACCAATCCTTACTGCAACTGCTACTTCAAACTGCCACTAACCTGTAATAACTTATTTAGAACATATCCAAATAACATTTGTATAAAGCACTAACCGCTTTCAAATGTTATTTTTTGTAAATTCGCCGCTCTAAGACCAGTTAATGGGCTTAACGTCAATTTCTTTTACTTTTCACCTAAAAATCAAATACAAATGGCTTTTGATTTAGATATGATCAAAAAGGTTTACGACCGCTACAGCACACGTGTTGATGCTGCCCGTAAAGCGACCGGTAAACCCCTAACTTTAACCGAAAAGATTTTATATGCCCACCTTAGCGAAGGCGATGCTCAAAAAGCATTCGGTCGTGGAGTGGACTATGTTGATTTTGCACCAGACCGTGTAGCTATGCAGGATGCTACGGCACAAATGGCCCTTTTGCAGTTTATGCAAGCTGGCCGCCCGCAGGTTGCCGTTCCGTCTACCGTGCATTGCGATCACCTTATACAAGCTAAAATTGGCGCTGTTGAAGATTTAAGCACTGCTGTTGACGTTAACCGCGAAGTTTATGACTTCCTGGCTTCAGTATCTGATAAATATGGTATCGGTTTCTGGAAAGCCGGTGCGGGTATCATTCACCAGGTAGTGTTAGAAAACTACGCTTTCCCGGGTGGTATGATGATCGGTACCGACTCACATACACCTAATGCAGGTGGTTTAGGTATGATTGCTATTGGCGTTGGTGGTGCTGATGCCTGCGACGTAATGGCCGGTTTACCATGGGAGCTTAAATTCCCTAAACTGATCGGTGTTAAACTAACCGGTAAACTTTCTGGCTGGACTTCAGCTAAAGACGTAATCTTACGTGTTGCTGGTATCCTTACTGTAAAAGGTGGTACCGGTGCTATTGTTGAGTACTTTGGCGAAGGCGCGCGTTCAATGTCTGCAACCGGTAAAGGTACTATCTGTAACATGGGTGCCGAAATCGGTGCTACTACCTCTATCTTCGGTTACGACGAAAAAGCTGCCGCTTACTTAAAAGGTACTAAACGTGCTGATATCGCTGAGTTAGCTGACGCCATTGCTGAACACTTAACCGGCGACGACGAAGTTTACGCTAACCCTGAGCAATATTTCGACCAGGTTATCGAGATCAACCTGAGCGAGCTTGAACCACACGTAAACGGCCCGTTCACTCCGGATTTAGCATGGCCTATCTCTAAATTTGCTACTGCTGTTAAAGAAAACGGCTGGCCTACTAAATTAGAGGTTGGTTTGATTGGTTCATGTACCAACTCATCTTACGAAGACATCACCCGTTCAGCTTCTATCGCTAAACAGGCTATCGATAAAAAATTAAAAACTCAGGCCGAGTTTACCATCACTCCGGGCTCTGAGCAAGTACGTTACACTGTTGACCGTGACGGTTACCTTGATACATTTGCTCAAATGGGCGGTGTGGTATTGGCTAACGCCTGCGGACCATGTATCGGCCAGTGGGCTCGTCATACTGATGATCCTACTCGTAAAAACTCTATCATCACTTCGTTTAACCGTAACTTCGCTAAACGTCAGGATGGCAACCCTAATACACATGCTTTCGTAGCTTCACCAGAAATTGTTACCGCTTTTGCTATCGCAGGCGATTTAACTTTCAACCCACTTACCGATACGTTAACTAACGAAGCCGGTGAGCAGGTTAAATTTGATGAGCCTCAGGGTATCGAATTACCGGTAAAAGGTTTCGCGGTTGAAGACGCAGGCTACCAGGCACCAGCCGAAGATGGCAGCAAAGTTGAAGTTATCGTTTCTCCAACTTCATCACGTTTACAATTGCTTGAGCCATTCAAAGCCTGGGAAGGTACCGACATTACAGGTCTGAAATTGCTGATCAAAGCTAAAGGTAAATGTACTACCGATCACATTTCAATGGCCGGTCCATGGTTGAAATTCCGTGGTCACCTTGATAACATTTCAAACAACATGCTGATCGGTGCTATCAACTACTTTAACCTTACTGCCGATAGCGTTAAAAACGAATTAACCGGCGAGTACGGTCCGGTTCCGGCTACTCAGCGTGCTTACAAAGCAGCAGGTATCGGTTCGATAGTAGTAGGCGACGAAAACTATGGCGAAGGTTCATCACGTGAGCACGCGGCTATGGAGCCTCGTCACCTTGGTGTACGTGCCATATTGGTAAAATCATTTGCCCGTATCCATGAAACCAACCTTAAAAAACAAGGTATGCTTGGTATCACTTTCGCTGATAACAACGATTATGATAAGATCCAGGAAGATGATACCATCGATATCACCGGCTTAACTACTTTTGCTCCTGGCAAACAGTTAACCGTTGTATTACACCACAAAGATGGTTCAACCGAATCATTCCCTGTAAACCACACTTACAATGCGCAGCAAATTGAGTGGTTTAAAGCAGGGGGTGCATTAAACATCATCCGTAAACAAATGGCATCTTAATTTCGGATATCGGAATTTTGATTTCGGATTTAATATTTGAAAGCCTTCCCTATTGGGGAGGCTTTTTTGTTGGTTATTTTCCCCGTTGTAATTAAAAAAACGCCCGTGGGGACACGGGCGCTGGGGAAAAATATAGTTTGGTGCTCGTTCTCCCGTTGGCCGTGTCCCCACGGCCAACTATCTTCAATAAAAAAGCGCCCGTGGGGATACGGGCGCTGGGGAAAGAAAAAACGTCATTGCGAGGTACGAAGCAATCACGAACTATACAGGGCGAACCTGCTGATCGGGGATTGCTTCGTACCGCAATGACGCTCGGAGAAAAGACTTACGAAGTTATTAAAACTTCTTAAGTCTGGATATGTATTAAAATATTAGAATTTATACCTAACAAACGCCTCCATAGCTTCGTATTCGGCAAGGCCAAGGCGGTCGTAGCGCTGGGCCGTGTCACGGGTGCGGTCTTCTGCACGTACCCAGAACTCCCTTGCATCATCACCCGGGAATACAGGTGTATCCTTTTGCGACTGGTGCTTAAAGATAGCGTTACGTTTGCGGATCACCTCTTGTGGAGATAATGGTACGGCCATCTCTATCTCGTAGGTTTCAAACTCGTGCCATGCACCACGATACATCCATAACCAGCAATCTTCAACCCAGGCTTCTTTACCTTTCAGTCTGTCTAATGCAGCTAAGATGATCTTGAAGCACACGAGGTGGGTACCGTTAGGATCCGCAAAATCGCCTGCCGCGAAAATCTGTTGTGGTTTAATTTTCTGAAGCAGTTCAATAGTCAACTGGATATCTTCTTCGCCGACTGAGTTCTTTTTGGTTTTACCTGTTTCATAGAATGGTAAGGCCATAAAGTGGATATGATCATCCTGTAAGCCTGCATACCTTGCACCTGAAATCGCTTCTGTTTTCCGGATGAAACCTTTTACATTCCTGATTTCTTGCGTATCAATTTCGTTAGGCTGTTTTGTTGGGAAGAAGGCACGCATATCTTCATATGATTTTTGAAGATGAGTGGTATCTTCGCCAATGCTGTTTGTGAAGTCGATGGCAAATTCCATATACCTCAAAACATCATCATC includes:
- a CDS encoding glycosyltransferase family 2 protein, whose amino-acid sequence is MSNPRLSVITIVYNNVRDIERTIRSVVNQTYPNIEYVIVDGLSNDGTLQVIDRYKSQITKFISEKDEGIYDAMNKGLALATGDYVIFMNSGDEFYDRETVAAVFASADDADIYYGETEMIDDDGHSLGQRRHKAPAKFTWRGFKYGMSISHQAIYIRRSLAEPYDRRYQLSSDIDWIIRAAKKAKNIVNVNRYVAKYLVGGMSKKKHRQSLMERFDIMKRNYGLIPTVFNHVVIAFNLAWYWLKNRRTND
- a CDS encoding S41 family peptidase; its protein translation is MKKLYIVLFSAVLCQTNLKAQTAGNYFTSNPTLTPDGKTVIFTYEGDLWKADINSPAATRLTAMQGDESNPRVSPDGQWLAFSSNQFGNNDVYVMPLAGGDIKQITFNDGADNVDSWTWDSKSIYFNSTRYNGFSEYKVAATGGTPVRLFGHYFNTIHGVVEHPQTGELFFSNTWESIYFPTRKHYKGAYNPDIQSYNPKTKAYKKYTDWQGKDFWTTIDQKGNIYFVSDEGNEEYNLYTFIDGKKTPLTQFPTSIKRPQVSADGSKVVFEKDYQIFVYDVASKQTQKLSLNLFRNNVLPKDQSFETGGKIGAADLSPDGKKLAFVSRGELFVSDAEGKFIKKLERNTSERVTEVEWLNDNKTLIFGQTLGGFPNWYTIAADGTGEEKQLTTDKGSNRMLSMNKDRSKAIYLSGRNELKLLDSKTLTSKTIVTDEFWGFENLAPRFSPNGEYVVYNAYRNFEMDVFVYEIKTGKIINLTNSGVTEAAPFWSPDGKYIYFTSSRTQPEYPYGSKDSHIYRMPLQKYDDPFKMDKFTALFKEEKKDDDKDKKDKDKKASNKKKPLSEQPTPKAPDDITIDTEEPMKRLERISPEFGQAQGSYVIQKGDKTLVYYASNHSEGKAALYRTTLENFEQPKTEKVGSGDFGSFDIFGNSDKYFLLAGGNIYTLNIDANKVDKVEINYSFTRNMAGEFAQMFDETWAGLDENYYDGNFHGADWKKVHDTYKAFVPYINNRSDLRLLLNDMLGELNSSHQGFYSNGSEEKKTLSYRTMETGIIFDNDSPYKVSGIATRSNADKAGVDVKSGDILKAVNGVTVDEKQDRNYYFSKPSLDKEIELTFNRGGKEIKVKLHPESTGDLSGNLYDDWIKTNAKTVAEKSKNRIAYSYMKNMGDGALEDFLEDMVDDAYNKDALILDLRYNTGGNVHDNVLKFLSQKPYLQWAYRDGKKAQQSNFAPAAKPIILLMNEQTLSDGEMTSQGFKQLGLGRIIGTETYRWIIFTSGKGLVDGSFYRIPAWGCYTLDGKDIEKTGVTPDIYVKTDFADRLENKDPQLDRAIEEILKQLK
- a CDS encoding glycosyltransferase family 4 protein translates to MLKVVHLNTYDGNGGAGRACMRLNRALLSQNINSKIIVHYKFGNNPDIKTFNRSIIQKSYAAATIILERILAKRFLKPDSRTPFSFTWFGRSVIKHPDLKNADVIHLHWINHGFLDPKHLAEIKKLGKPVVWTFHDSNAFTGGCHVRYTCDHYQQQCGNCPLLINAGDNDISHRIWQQKNKAYQQLGFNIIAPSLWMQASVNKSSLMQGRAVSNIPNTLETDIFKPIDKKLAKQQAGLPTDKFIFLSGFMPSRKDLHKGTQYLLESMELLRQRLGADTDQIELVVFGNRGTENLPDFPFKTSFLGTINNDEKLALHYAAADAFLIPSLEDNLPYTVMESLSCGTPVIAFTTGGIPDMVQHQYSGYLATYRSSESFTDGMEWIIKHPEKDKLNQQARQAIMDNFSEDVIAKKHVEVYQQLLNNGGNNV
- a CDS encoding aconitate hydratase; translated protein: MAFDLDMIKKVYDRYSTRVDAARKATGKPLTLTEKILYAHLSEGDAQKAFGRGVDYVDFAPDRVAMQDATAQMALLQFMQAGRPQVAVPSTVHCDHLIQAKIGAVEDLSTAVDVNREVYDFLASVSDKYGIGFWKAGAGIIHQVVLENYAFPGGMMIGTDSHTPNAGGLGMIAIGVGGADACDVMAGLPWELKFPKLIGVKLTGKLSGWTSAKDVILRVAGILTVKGGTGAIVEYFGEGARSMSATGKGTICNMGAEIGATTSIFGYDEKAAAYLKGTKRADIAELADAIAEHLTGDDEVYANPEQYFDQVIEINLSELEPHVNGPFTPDLAWPISKFATAVKENGWPTKLEVGLIGSCTNSSYEDITRSASIAKQAIDKKLKTQAEFTITPGSEQVRYTVDRDGYLDTFAQMGGVVLANACGPCIGQWARHTDDPTRKNSIITSFNRNFAKRQDGNPNTHAFVASPEIVTAFAIAGDLTFNPLTDTLTNEAGEQVKFDEPQGIELPVKGFAVEDAGYQAPAEDGSKVEVIVSPTSSRLQLLEPFKAWEGTDITGLKLLIKAKGKCTTDHISMAGPWLKFRGHLDNISNNMLIGAINYFNLTADSVKNELTGEYGPVPATQRAYKAAGIGSIVVGDENYGEGSSREHAAMEPRHLGVRAILVKSFARIHETNLKKQGMLGITFADNNDYDKIQEDDTIDITGLTTFAPGKQLTVVLHHKDGSTESFPVNHTYNAQQIEWFKAGGALNIIRKQMAS